Proteins from a single region of Strix uralensis isolate ZFMK-TIS-50842 chromosome 12, bStrUra1, whole genome shotgun sequence:
- the SNX20 gene encoding sorting nexin-20 isoform X2 — protein sequence MDQDSHCTAERELLEAVSSITTFSTTSPSDEEQIQPKAEISCQVRKENPGKDSNASLSPNSLMTTKELQEYWRNEKRQCRQVKLLFEIPSTRIVEHHLSKYVMYKIIILQTGSFDSNKSVIERRYSDFEKLHRNLLEEFSEEMEDVTFPKKTLTGNFTEEIINERKLAFKDYLRLLYAMKYIRRSKKFIDFLTRPELQEAYGCLRGGQYTKALEILLEVIGLQERLTRGNPLSIVPTLCAIVVCHKDLENPASAFEYGEKALSCLHVHTSHRYYIPLLETMITLAYELGKDFLSFQEKLEEWKAKKDPIRVFTLKELAVREYVQ from the exons ATGGACCAAGACTCGCACTGCACAGCAGAAAGGGAACTGTTGGAAGCTGTAAGCAGTATTACTACATTTTCTACCACAAGTCCATCTGATGAAGAACAAATTCAACCCAAAGCTGAAATTTCATGTCAAGTGAGAAAAGAAAACCCAGGAAAAG ATTCCAATGCATCTCTAAGTCCCAACTCCTTGATGACCACTAAGGAGCTTCAGGAATATTGGAGGAATGAAAAACGCCAGTGCAGACAAGTCAAACTCCTTTTTGAAATCCCATCAACCAGGATTGTAGAGCACCACTTATCTAAATATGTG ATGTATAAAATCATCATTTTGCAAACAGGGAGTTTTGACAGCAACAAGTCCGTAATTGAACGGCGTTACTCAGATTTTGAGAAACTGCACAGAAATCTGCTGGAGGAGTTTAGTGAAGAAATGGAAGATGTGACTTTTCCCAAAAAAACTCTAACAgggaatttcacagaagaaataatcAATGAGAGAAAATTAGCCTTCAAGGACTACCTGAGACTTCTATATGCTATGAAATATATCCGACGATCAAAAAAATTTATTGACTTTTTAACAAGGCCCGAGCTTCAGGAAGCATATGGTTGCCTGCGGGGTGGCCAGTACACCAAAGCTTTGGAAATCCTTTTAGAAGTCATTGGTCTGCAGGAAAGGCTGACAAGAGGCAACCCTCTCTCAATTGTCCCTACTCTCTGTGCTATCGTGGTGTGCCACAAGGACCTGGAAAACCCAGCAAGTGCCTTTGAATATGGAGAAAAAGCTCTATCATGCCTTCATGTGCATACCAGCCACAGGTATTATATTCCATTGTTAGAAACAATGATCACTTTGGCATATGAACTTGGCAaggattttctgtcttttcaagaAAAACTGGAAGAATGGAAGGCAAAAAAAGATCCCATACGAGTTTTTACCCTGAAAGAACTTGCAGTTCGGGAGTATGTACAATGA
- the SNX20 gene encoding sorting nexin-20 isoform X1: protein MDQDSHCTAERELLEAVSSITTFSTTSPSDEEQIQPKAEISCQVRKENPGKGDLQDSNASLSPNSLMTTKELQEYWRNEKRQCRQVKLLFEIPSTRIVEHHLSKYVMYKIIILQTGSFDSNKSVIERRYSDFEKLHRNLLEEFSEEMEDVTFPKKTLTGNFTEEIINERKLAFKDYLRLLYAMKYIRRSKKFIDFLTRPELQEAYGCLRGGQYTKALEILLEVIGLQERLTRGNPLSIVPTLCAIVVCHKDLENPASAFEYGEKALSCLHVHTSHRYYIPLLETMITLAYELGKDFLSFQEKLEEWKAKKDPIRVFTLKELAVREYVQ from the exons ATGGACCAAGACTCGCACTGCACAGCAGAAAGGGAACTGTTGGAAGCTGTAAGCAGTATTACTACATTTTCTACCACAAGTCCATCTGATGAAGAACAAATTCAACCCAAAGCTGAAATTTCATGTCAAGTGAGAAAAGAAAACCCAGGAAAAGGTGACCTACAAG ATTCCAATGCATCTCTAAGTCCCAACTCCTTGATGACCACTAAGGAGCTTCAGGAATATTGGAGGAATGAAAAACGCCAGTGCAGACAAGTCAAACTCCTTTTTGAAATCCCATCAACCAGGATTGTAGAGCACCACTTATCTAAATATGTG ATGTATAAAATCATCATTTTGCAAACAGGGAGTTTTGACAGCAACAAGTCCGTAATTGAACGGCGTTACTCAGATTTTGAGAAACTGCACAGAAATCTGCTGGAGGAGTTTAGTGAAGAAATGGAAGATGTGACTTTTCCCAAAAAAACTCTAACAgggaatttcacagaagaaataatcAATGAGAGAAAATTAGCCTTCAAGGACTACCTGAGACTTCTATATGCTATGAAATATATCCGACGATCAAAAAAATTTATTGACTTTTTAACAAGGCCCGAGCTTCAGGAAGCATATGGTTGCCTGCGGGGTGGCCAGTACACCAAAGCTTTGGAAATCCTTTTAGAAGTCATTGGTCTGCAGGAAAGGCTGACAAGAGGCAACCCTCTCTCAATTGTCCCTACTCTCTGTGCTATCGTGGTGTGCCACAAGGACCTGGAAAACCCAGCAAGTGCCTTTGAATATGGAGAAAAAGCTCTATCATGCCTTCATGTGCATACCAGCCACAGGTATTATATTCCATTGTTAGAAACAATGATCACTTTGGCATATGAACTTGGCAaggattttctgtcttttcaagaAAAACTGGAAGAATGGAAGGCAAAAAAAGATCCCATACGAGTTTTTACCCTGAAAGAACTTGCAGTTCGGGAGTATGTACAATGA